One genomic window of Solea solea chromosome 12, fSolSol10.1, whole genome shotgun sequence includes the following:
- the LOC131469599 gene encoding L-fucose kinase gives MSRGAWTWTVVVLTCQHKDSVYAFQRELQLRQQRGALSEGALVLTVRDRQEPLGSGGATLNALLVAAEHLSNRGGHTVVSADVLDEAHILILHTGRDFPWSSCSRAFCWLPQEKPEHKVQAPVCCVDLLLDCLTAQICPGSPPGVWVCSTDMILTVPPDFALSWDDFSGVRVLALPGDTSYAANHGVYLCDQQGQVRDIIYRGTKEQIQQAVMPDGKVPLVSGPVFFSRSVSEKLLQTHVTPPLDGCTYLGLDSGAPPLQISLFLDVLKCLCSDLTQDQFVSEERAGCSSAVGPQGAIVRGARTELWRILRGTPLTLVHVPGGRYDHLPSSGKQHMERLTHDWTDKNTLSHIQREGGVSDEARVINSVMEGDVAVATGAVVQHCHLQGPVDVPSGCFLSGLDLTSSPCVRQLKLSDDIIMQGHRIKLGEFQLHVFTVMGAMDDLRVSSDDSSSSFLNQRWSHLYKRTGIQPEELWFRGEQRSLLEARLFPALHPRGGAVGLEGGVCWLLGGGGGCLRRWREAWRLSLKEVLSLTCQEAELRWREELLFLAGRRRVRDTLTSGTDACLLPYFRAAVLGGQQGALLQTLDHIAAGSKDQGAEPGVAARCLSCIADVLVCMAGGRGGLRSGPAANEAWSSAYSLLEEGNLRGGVEALAAQRADWLSRPDLLVRAARHYEGAGQVLLRQAVMSSQTFISVGRGEVPPLEEWQEVECPARLDLAGGWSDTPPIAFEGGGSVTNVAVKVDGKRPIGARARRISEPRLLLVSHSGGRESGVSTETVCDSLDDLKDYCQPHAPGALLKAVCVCSGLVSLTSQHPLGHQLMQRWGGGVELHSWSSLPTGSGLGTSSILAGALLAAVYRCTGQTYDTDSLIHAILYLEQILTTGGGWQDQVGGLVGGVKVGRSRTSLPLRVEVERLCPPQDFLESLEQHLLLVYTGKTRLARNLLQDVVRSWYSRLPSMVQNARELVANSEECATSCSEGSLCRLGQCLDRSWQQKKLMVPGCEPASVRTMMETLKPLVLGQSLAGAGGGGFLYLLTREPRQREAVLQLLNNTPGLGDFSVHTVELDMDGITVLPPS, from the exons ATGTCGCGCGGCGCGTGGACGTGGACGGTGGTGGTCCTGACCTGCCAGCACAAAGACAGTGTCTACGCGTTTCAGAGAG agctgcagctgcgGCAGCAGCGCGGCGCTCTCTCTGAGGGTGCGCTGGTTTTGACGGTGCGCGACCGCCAGGAGCCGCTGGGCAGCGGCGGGGCGACGCTGAACGCTCTGCTGGTCGCCGCTGAACACCTGAGCAACAGAGGCGGACACACG GTGGTGAGCGCTGACGTCCTGGATGAAGCTCACATCCTCATCCTCCACACA GGTCGGGATTTTCCCTGGAGCTCGTGCAGCAGAGCGTTCTGCTGGCTGCCGCAGGAGAAACCGGAGCACAAGGTCCAGGCGCCGGTCTGCTGTGTGGACCTGCTGCTGGACTGCCTCACTGCTCAG ATCTGTCCTGGTTCTCCACCCGGTGTTTGGGTCTGCAGCACCGACATGATCCTCACCGTCCCTCCTGACTTTG CTCTCTCCTGGGATGATTTCTCTGGTGTTCGAGTTTTGGCGTTGCCAGGCGACACTTCCTATGCAGCCAATCACGGAGTTTACCTGTGTGACCAGCAG GGTCAGGTTAGAGACATCATCTACAGGGGAACGAAGGAGCAGATCCAGCAAGCTGTGATGCCTGATGGCAAAGTTCCTCTG gtgtcagGTCCAGTCTTCTTTAGCAGGTCAGTATCAGAGAAGTTGCTCCAGACTCATGTCACTCCTCCCCTGGATGGTTGCACCTACCTGGGCCTGGACTCTGGAGCTCCACCCCTCCAG ATCTCTCTGTTCCTGGACGTGTTGAAGTGTCTCTGCTCAGATCTGACTCAGGATCAGTTTGTGAGCGAGGAGAGAGCCGGCTGCAGTTCTGCTGTCGGACCACAGGGGGCGATCGTGCGGGGTGCCAGGACAGAGTTGTGGCGGATCCTCAGAGGGACTCCGCTCACGCTGG TTCACGTCCCCGGCGGTCGCTATGACCACCTGCCCTCGTCTGGAAAGCAGCATATGGAGCGACTGACGCACGACtggacagataaaaacacactgtcTCACATCCAG AGAGAGGGCGGGGTGAGTGACGAAGCGCGGGTCATCAACAGTGTCATGGAGGGagatgttgctgtggcaaccgGAGCAGTGGTGCAACACTGCCACCTGCAG gGTCCTGTGGACGTCCCCTCAGGTTGTTTTCTGTCAGGTCTGGACTTGACGTCATCACCGTGCGTCAGGCAGCTGAAACTGtccgatgacatcatcatgcaGGGACATCGCATCAAGCTGGGGGAGTTTCAGCTCCACGTGTTCACCGTCATGGGAGCAATGGACGACCTGCGg GTGTCGTCTGACGACAGCAGCTCCTCCTTCCTCAACCAGAGGTGGAGTCATTTATACAAGAGGACGGGAATACA GCCGGAGGAGCTGTGGTTCAGAGGAGAACAGCGCTCCCTGCTGGAGGCTCGTCTCTTCCCGGCGCTCCACCCCAGAGGAGGCGCTGTGGGCCTGGAGGGAGGAGTCTGCTGGCTGCTGGGAGGCGGCGGAGGCTGCCTGCGCAGGTGGAGGGAGGCGTGGAGGCTGTCGCTGAAGGAGGtgctgtcactcacctgtcaggAGGCGGAGCTGCGGTGGAGGGAGGAGTTACTGTTCCTGGCGGGGAGGCGGCGAGTGCGTGACACCCTGACGAGCGGAACGGACGCCTGCCTGCTGCCGTACTTCAGGGCGGCAGTGCTGGgaggccagcagggggcgctgctgcaAACACTGGACCACA ttgcAGCAGGGAGCAAAGACCAGGGGGCGGAGCCAGGCGTGGCCGCCCGCTGTCTGTCCTGTATCGCAGACGTGTTGGTGTGTATGGCGGGGGGGCGGGGAGGTCTGAGGAGCGGACCCGCCGCTAACGAGGCCTGGAGCTCCGCCTACTCCCTGTTGGAGGAGGGGAACCTGAGGGGCGGAGTCGAGGCCCTGGCTGCACAGAGAGCTGATTGGCTCAGCCG GCCGGACCTGCTGGTTCGTGCGGCGCGGCACTACGAGGGCGCCGGACAGGTGCTGCTGCGACAGGCTGTGATGTCATCGCAGACGTTCATCTCTGTTGGTCGCGGCGAAGTCCCGCCCCTCGAGGAGTGGCAGGAAGTGGAGTGTCCGGCCAGACTGGACCTGGCAG gcggGTGGAGCGACACGCCGCCCATCGCCTTCGAGGGCGGCGGCTCCGTGACCAACGTCGCGGTGAAGGTCGACGGGAAGCGACCCATCGGCGCCAGAGCCCGCCGCATCTCGGAGCCCCGCCTCCTACTGGTCAGCCACAGCGGGGGGCGGGAGAGTGGGGTTTCCACGGAAACGGTGTGTGACAGCCTGGATGACCTGAAGGACTACTGTCAGCCGCACGCACCGG gagcCCTCCTgaaggcagtgtgtgtgtgcagtggtcTGGTGTCCCTCACCTCCCAGCATCCTCTGGGACATCAGCTGATGCagaggtgggggggaggggtggaGCTCCACAGCTGGTCGTCACTGCCCACTGGATCTGGACTGG GTACCAGCAGTATCCTGGCGGGGGCGCTGTTGGCCGCAGTCTACAGATGCACTGGTCAGACGTATGACACAGACTCCCTAATCCACGCCATCCTGTACCTGGAACAGATCCTCACCACAG gtgGCGGCTGGCAGGATCAGGTGGGAGGTCTGGTGGGAGGAGTAAAGGTGGGTCGTTCCAGGACGTCTCTGCCCCTCAGAGTAGAAGTTGAGCGTCTCTGTCCTCCACAGGACTTCTTGGAGTCTCTGGAGCAGCACCTCCTGCTGGTCTACACCGGTAAAACACGCCTGGCTCGAAACCTGCTGCAG GATGTTGTCCGTAGCTGGTACAGTCGTTTACCTTCCATGGTGCAGAATGCCCGCGAGCTCGTGGCTAACTCAGAGGAATGTGCCACATCCTGCTCAGAGG gctCTCTCTGCAGACTGGGTCAGTGTCTGGACCGCTCTTGGCAGCAGAAGAAGCTGATGGTTCCTGGCTGTGAACCAGCGTCTGTGAGGACCATGATGGAGACTCTGAAGCCGCTGGTGCTGGGTCAGAGTCTGGccggagctggaggaggagggttcCTGTACCTGCTGACCCGGGAGCCCCGGCAGCGAGAGGCGGTGCTGCAGCTCCTGAACAACACGCCG
- the pclaf gene encoding PCNA-associated factor: MVRTKADSVPGSYRKAVAASAPRKSLGSSSANSSSSSSGGGQASTPAKSKYAGGNPVCPRPTPTWQKGIGDFFGGPPRKPEKENLRPQEVEDDEEAGGSGMSKASRKSRPLPAEEDED, encoded by the exons ATGGTGAGGACCAAAGCCGACAGTGTTCCCGGGTCCTACAGAAAAG CTGTTGCAGCTTCTGCTCCTCGAAAGTCTCTGGGCTCCAGTTCAGCGAACTCCTCGTCCtccagcagcggcggcggccaGGCGTCCACACCTG CAAAGAGCAAATATGCCGGGGGGAACCCGGTGTGTCCTCGTCCCACTCCCACCTGGCAGAAGGGCATCGGGGATTTCTTTGGTGGACCCCCAAGGAAACCTGAGAAGGAGAACCTGAGACCTCAGGAGGTAGAGGACGACGAAGAGGCCGGCGGCAGCGGGATGTCAAAGGCCAGCAGGAA GTCCAGACCACTTCCTgctgaggaggacgaggactgA
- the nedd1 gene encoding protein NEDD1 isoform X1 gives MEEVTRLVSTGDCVKVWDAVSMAPLEQFNPHSISHPVAQACWSSNNHYLVSASSSGDKLVVSSLKSNPVPLVELAEGRKQTRVCLSSSSQFLVSGGLDHCVHLWDLKTKRLHRSLKDHKEEVTCVSFNANDSCIASGSTSGDLVLHSLTTNLSSKPFGHGSNQPVHDLRLSTLKRSLLGSVSDSGTVVLWDSNTQKELHVFDSAHKAPGSGLAFSPASELLVTSVGLDKKIICYDTASKIVLRSIRVDSPLTSVDFTLDGTGLVVGSTQGKIYQYDLRNSSAPTRITVAHKTSVTCLRFQSNTSKHKSSSKIGSTKIASTKRPSTRVSSSQPDPAPSTGPTPHRQVTGTAGVTGAEVMSREAEGKQGSEISSVGRNSLDVFSPARGDSRTQGTSGDTPFGRTHVTSLDMLSREGEGQQVIGRASLDIFSPVREDSLSGVGSHRKTPLGTPLVTPTGRCYSPLSAFQTPLPIKEEEPVTAAAAVPCDSRKSEKISSSSVEGESQATPPSSQQTSHSQPAPPFFTPEPSLRRANGFHTQLSYESPLHGAPPTTAAAPALASSSSSVSQSAAEGGAAPFTATQVQFIQNIFHESLEDVRDACHKDILNLQVEMIRQFCIQMNEIHGLIERVSVNEALVDEIERLREENRRLKTNY, from the exons ATGGAGGAGGTGACACGCCTGGTGTCAACAGGAGACTGCGTGAAGGTCTGGGATGCGGTTTCCATGGCGCCGCTGGAGCAGTTTAACCCTCACAGCATCAGCCACCCTGTGGCACAGGCCTGCTGGAGCTCCAACA ATCATTACCTGGTCAGTGCCAGCAGCAGCGGAGACAAACTGGTGGTTTCCAGCCTCAAGTCGAACCCGGTTCCTCTCGTGGAACTGGCTGAGGGA AGAAAACAGACCCGCGTGTGTCTGAGCTCGTCGTCTCAGTTTCTGGTGAGCGGTGGTCTGGATCACTGTGTTCACCTGTGGGACCTGAAGACCAAGAGACTGCACCGCTCCCTCAAG GACCATAAAGAAGAGGTGACCTGCGTGTCCTTCAACGCCAACGACAGCTGCATCGCCTCGGGCTCCACCAGTGGAGATCTGGTCCTCCACAGTCTGACCACCAACCTGTCCAGCAAACCCTTCGGCCACGGCAGCAACCAG CCCGTCCATGACCTGAGGCTGTCCACGCTGAAGCGCTCCCTGCTGGGCAGCGTGTCCGACAGCGGCACCGTGGTCCTGTGGGACTCAAACACTCAGAAGGAGCTCCATGTTTTCGACAGTGCCCACAAGGCCCCGGGCTCTGGTCTGGCCTTCTCCCCCGCCAGCGAGCTGCTGGTCACCAGCGTCGGTCTGGACAAGAAGATTATCTGCTACGACACAGCGAGCAAGAT CGTCCTAAGGTCCATCAGGGTGGACAGTCCTCTGACCTCGGTGGACTTCACTCTCGATGGTACCGGTCTGGTGGTTGGATCCACTCAGGGGAAGATCTACCAGTACGACCTGAGGAACTCCAGCGCCCCCACCAGGATTACTGTGGCACATAAAACCTCCGTCACCTGCCTTCGCTTCCAAAGCAACACCAGCAAACACAAG tCCAGCAGTAAAATTGGTTCTACCAAAATCGCCAGCACCAAACGGCCTTCAACCAGAGTGTCCAGCAGCCAGCCTGACCCCGCCCCCAGCACAGGCCCAACCCCCCACAGACAGGTGACAGGCACAG CAGGGGTCACTGGTGCTGAGGTGATGTCCCGGGAGGCGGAGGGTAAACAGGGGTCAGAGATCAGCAGCGTCGGGCGAAACAGTCTGGACGTCTTCTCACCTGCACGTGGCG ACTCGAGGACACAGGGGACGAGTGGAGACACGCCATTTGGAAGAACACACG TAACCAGCCTGGACATGTTATCCAGAGAGGGGGAGGGTCAGCAGGTCATCGGCCGAGCCAGTCTGGACATCTTCTCCCCGGTCAGAGAAG ACTCTCTTTCGGGCGTCGGCTCCCACCGTAAGACCCCCCTGGGAACGCCCCTGGTCACCCCCACGGGTCGATGTTACAGCCCGCTGTCAGCCTTCCAAACGCCACTGCCAATCAAAGAGGAGGAGCCAgtcactgctgcagctgctgtacCATGTGACTCCAGGAAG tcagagaaaatcagcagttcCAGCGTGGAGGGGGAGAGTCAGGCCACGCCCCCGTCGTCTCAGCAGACCAGTCACAGCCAGCCAGCCCCGCCCTTCTTCACTCCGGAGCCCAGCCTCCGAAGAGCCAACGGTTTTCACACGCAGCTCAGCTATGAGTCTCCTCTCCACGGAGCTCCGCCCACCACGGCAGCAG CTCCTGCTCTggcgtcgtcgtcgtcttctgTCTCTCAGAGCGCTGCAGAGGGAGGAGCCGCTCCTTTCACCGCCACCCAGGTCCAGTTCATCCAGAACATTTTCCATGAGTCTCTGGAGGACGTGAG AGACGCCTGTCACAAAGACATCCTCAACCTGCAGGTGGAGATGATTCGACAGTTCTGCATCCAGATG AACGAGATCCACGGTCTGATCGAGAGAGTGTCCGTGAACGAAGCTCTAGTGGACGAGATCGAGAGACTGCGGGAGGAGAACCGCCGACTCAAGACCAActactga
- the nedd1 gene encoding protein NEDD1 isoform X2, whose translation MEEVTRLVSTGDCVKVWDAVSMAPLEQFNPHSISHPVAQACWSSNNHYLVSASSSGDKLVVSSLKSNPVPLVELAEGRKQTRVCLSSSSQFLVSGGLDHCVHLWDLKTKRLHRSLKDHKEEVTCVSFNANDSCIASGSTSGDLVLHSLTTNLSSKPFGHGSNQPVHDLRLSTLKRSLLGSVSDSGTVVLWDSNTQKELHVFDSAHKAPGSGLAFSPASELLVTSVGLDKKIICYDTASKIVLRSIRVDSPLTSVDFTLDGTGLVVGSTQGKIYQYDLRNSSAPTRITVAHKTSVTCLRFQSNTSKHKSSSKIGSTKIASTKRPSTRVSSSQPDPAPSTGPTPHRQVTGTGVTGAEVMSREAEGKQGSEISSVGRNSLDVFSPARGDSRTQGTSGDTPFGRTHVTSLDMLSREGEGQQVIGRASLDIFSPVREDSLSGVGSHRKTPLGTPLVTPTGRCYSPLSAFQTPLPIKEEEPVTAAAAVPCDSRKSEKISSSSVEGESQATPPSSQQTSHSQPAPPFFTPEPSLRRANGFHTQLSYESPLHGAPPTTAAAPALASSSSSVSQSAAEGGAAPFTATQVQFIQNIFHESLEDVRDACHKDILNLQVEMIRQFCIQMNEIHGLIERVSVNEALVDEIERLREENRRLKTNY comes from the exons ATGGAGGAGGTGACACGCCTGGTGTCAACAGGAGACTGCGTGAAGGTCTGGGATGCGGTTTCCATGGCGCCGCTGGAGCAGTTTAACCCTCACAGCATCAGCCACCCTGTGGCACAGGCCTGCTGGAGCTCCAACA ATCATTACCTGGTCAGTGCCAGCAGCAGCGGAGACAAACTGGTGGTTTCCAGCCTCAAGTCGAACCCGGTTCCTCTCGTGGAACTGGCTGAGGGA AGAAAACAGACCCGCGTGTGTCTGAGCTCGTCGTCTCAGTTTCTGGTGAGCGGTGGTCTGGATCACTGTGTTCACCTGTGGGACCTGAAGACCAAGAGACTGCACCGCTCCCTCAAG GACCATAAAGAAGAGGTGACCTGCGTGTCCTTCAACGCCAACGACAGCTGCATCGCCTCGGGCTCCACCAGTGGAGATCTGGTCCTCCACAGTCTGACCACCAACCTGTCCAGCAAACCCTTCGGCCACGGCAGCAACCAG CCCGTCCATGACCTGAGGCTGTCCACGCTGAAGCGCTCCCTGCTGGGCAGCGTGTCCGACAGCGGCACCGTGGTCCTGTGGGACTCAAACACTCAGAAGGAGCTCCATGTTTTCGACAGTGCCCACAAGGCCCCGGGCTCTGGTCTGGCCTTCTCCCCCGCCAGCGAGCTGCTGGTCACCAGCGTCGGTCTGGACAAGAAGATTATCTGCTACGACACAGCGAGCAAGAT CGTCCTAAGGTCCATCAGGGTGGACAGTCCTCTGACCTCGGTGGACTTCACTCTCGATGGTACCGGTCTGGTGGTTGGATCCACTCAGGGGAAGATCTACCAGTACGACCTGAGGAACTCCAGCGCCCCCACCAGGATTACTGTGGCACATAAAACCTCCGTCACCTGCCTTCGCTTCCAAAGCAACACCAGCAAACACAAG tCCAGCAGTAAAATTGGTTCTACCAAAATCGCCAGCACCAAACGGCCTTCAACCAGAGTGTCCAGCAGCCAGCCTGACCCCGCCCCCAGCACAGGCCCAACCCCCCACAGACAGGTGACAGGCACAG GGGTCACTGGTGCTGAGGTGATGTCCCGGGAGGCGGAGGGTAAACAGGGGTCAGAGATCAGCAGCGTCGGGCGAAACAGTCTGGACGTCTTCTCACCTGCACGTGGCG ACTCGAGGACACAGGGGACGAGTGGAGACACGCCATTTGGAAGAACACACG TAACCAGCCTGGACATGTTATCCAGAGAGGGGGAGGGTCAGCAGGTCATCGGCCGAGCCAGTCTGGACATCTTCTCCCCGGTCAGAGAAG ACTCTCTTTCGGGCGTCGGCTCCCACCGTAAGACCCCCCTGGGAACGCCCCTGGTCACCCCCACGGGTCGATGTTACAGCCCGCTGTCAGCCTTCCAAACGCCACTGCCAATCAAAGAGGAGGAGCCAgtcactgctgcagctgctgtacCATGTGACTCCAGGAAG tcagagaaaatcagcagttcCAGCGTGGAGGGGGAGAGTCAGGCCACGCCCCCGTCGTCTCAGCAGACCAGTCACAGCCAGCCAGCCCCGCCCTTCTTCACTCCGGAGCCCAGCCTCCGAAGAGCCAACGGTTTTCACACGCAGCTCAGCTATGAGTCTCCTCTCCACGGAGCTCCGCCCACCACGGCAGCAG CTCCTGCTCTggcgtcgtcgtcgtcttctgTCTCTCAGAGCGCTGCAGAGGGAGGAGCCGCTCCTTTCACCGCCACCCAGGTCCAGTTCATCCAGAACATTTTCCATGAGTCTCTGGAGGACGTGAG AGACGCCTGTCACAAAGACATCCTCAACCTGCAGGTGGAGATGATTCGACAGTTCTGCATCCAGATG AACGAGATCCACGGTCTGATCGAGAGAGTGTCCGTGAACGAAGCTCTAGTGGACGAGATCGAGAGACTGCGGGAGGAGAACCGCCGACTCAAGACCAActactga
- the nedd1 gene encoding protein NEDD1 isoform X3, with protein sequence MEEVTRLVSTGDCVKVWDAVSMAPLEQFNPHSISHPVAQACWSSNNHYLVSASSSGDKLVVSSLKSNPVPLVELAEGRKQTRVCLSSSSQFLVSGGLDHCVHLWDLKTKRLHRSLKDHKEEVTCVSFNANDSCIASGSTSGDLVLHSLTTNLSSKPFGHGSNQPVHDLRLSTLKRSLLGSVSDSGTVVLWDSNTQKELHVFDSAHKAPGSGLAFSPASELLVTSVGLDKKIICYDTASKIVLRSIRVDSPLTSVDFTLDGTGLVVGSTQGKIYQYDLRNSSAPTRITVAHKTSVTCLRFQSNTSKHKSSSKIGSTKIASTKRPSTRVSSSQPDPAPSTGPTPHRQVTGTAGVTGAEVMSREAEGKQGSEISSVGRNSLDVFSPARGDSRTQGTSGDTPFGRTHVTSLDMLSREGEGQQVIGRASLDIFSPVREDSLSGVGSHRKTPLGTPLVTPTGRCYSPLSAFQTPLPIKEEEPVTAAAAVPCDSRKSEKISSSSVEGESQATPPSSQQTSHSQPAPPFFTPEPSLRRANGFHTQLSYESPLHGAPPTTAAAPALASSSSSVSQSAAEGGAAPFTATQVQFIQNIFHESLEDVRTRSTV encoded by the exons ATGGAGGAGGTGACACGCCTGGTGTCAACAGGAGACTGCGTGAAGGTCTGGGATGCGGTTTCCATGGCGCCGCTGGAGCAGTTTAACCCTCACAGCATCAGCCACCCTGTGGCACAGGCCTGCTGGAGCTCCAACA ATCATTACCTGGTCAGTGCCAGCAGCAGCGGAGACAAACTGGTGGTTTCCAGCCTCAAGTCGAACCCGGTTCCTCTCGTGGAACTGGCTGAGGGA AGAAAACAGACCCGCGTGTGTCTGAGCTCGTCGTCTCAGTTTCTGGTGAGCGGTGGTCTGGATCACTGTGTTCACCTGTGGGACCTGAAGACCAAGAGACTGCACCGCTCCCTCAAG GACCATAAAGAAGAGGTGACCTGCGTGTCCTTCAACGCCAACGACAGCTGCATCGCCTCGGGCTCCACCAGTGGAGATCTGGTCCTCCACAGTCTGACCACCAACCTGTCCAGCAAACCCTTCGGCCACGGCAGCAACCAG CCCGTCCATGACCTGAGGCTGTCCACGCTGAAGCGCTCCCTGCTGGGCAGCGTGTCCGACAGCGGCACCGTGGTCCTGTGGGACTCAAACACTCAGAAGGAGCTCCATGTTTTCGACAGTGCCCACAAGGCCCCGGGCTCTGGTCTGGCCTTCTCCCCCGCCAGCGAGCTGCTGGTCACCAGCGTCGGTCTGGACAAGAAGATTATCTGCTACGACACAGCGAGCAAGAT CGTCCTAAGGTCCATCAGGGTGGACAGTCCTCTGACCTCGGTGGACTTCACTCTCGATGGTACCGGTCTGGTGGTTGGATCCACTCAGGGGAAGATCTACCAGTACGACCTGAGGAACTCCAGCGCCCCCACCAGGATTACTGTGGCACATAAAACCTCCGTCACCTGCCTTCGCTTCCAAAGCAACACCAGCAAACACAAG tCCAGCAGTAAAATTGGTTCTACCAAAATCGCCAGCACCAAACGGCCTTCAACCAGAGTGTCCAGCAGCCAGCCTGACCCCGCCCCCAGCACAGGCCCAACCCCCCACAGACAGGTGACAGGCACAG CAGGGGTCACTGGTGCTGAGGTGATGTCCCGGGAGGCGGAGGGTAAACAGGGGTCAGAGATCAGCAGCGTCGGGCGAAACAGTCTGGACGTCTTCTCACCTGCACGTGGCG ACTCGAGGACACAGGGGACGAGTGGAGACACGCCATTTGGAAGAACACACG TAACCAGCCTGGACATGTTATCCAGAGAGGGGGAGGGTCAGCAGGTCATCGGCCGAGCCAGTCTGGACATCTTCTCCCCGGTCAGAGAAG ACTCTCTTTCGGGCGTCGGCTCCCACCGTAAGACCCCCCTGGGAACGCCCCTGGTCACCCCCACGGGTCGATGTTACAGCCCGCTGTCAGCCTTCCAAACGCCACTGCCAATCAAAGAGGAGGAGCCAgtcactgctgcagctgctgtacCATGTGACTCCAGGAAG tcagagaaaatcagcagttcCAGCGTGGAGGGGGAGAGTCAGGCCACGCCCCCGTCGTCTCAGCAGACCAGTCACAGCCAGCCAGCCCCGCCCTTCTTCACTCCGGAGCCCAGCCTCCGAAGAGCCAACGGTTTTCACACGCAGCTCAGCTATGAGTCTCCTCTCCACGGAGCTCCGCCCACCACGGCAGCAG CTCCTGCTCTggcgtcgtcgtcgtcttctgTCTCTCAGAGCGCTGCAGAGGGAGGAGCCGCTCCTTTCACCGCCACCCAGGTCCAGTTCATCCAGAACATTTTCCATGAGTCTCTGGAGGACGTGAG AACGAGATCCACGGTCTGA